CCAGTAGGTTGATGCCGGCTCGGGAATATTTTCGCTATCAAACTTTTTAAATGTGGTTTCGATTGATACAAGCTCACCTTCACAAATTAAGCACAGTTTCAAGTGTTCTGCAATTTGTTGATTTTCTTTGTTACTTAACCGGGATTTGAGGAAATCAGGTAATTGATATTTTACTTCTTTACAGGTCATCACCATTATCCTTAAAATATTTTTGAATATTTTTAACTGCGTGGAAATAATTCGCCTTTAATCCACCGACCGATGTTTTCATAATTTTTGAAATTTCTTCGTAAGGTAATTCATCATAATATCTGAAAATAAAAACTTGTTTTTGTTTAGCCGGAAGTCCGGCTATTGCTTTCGATAACATTGCACGGTTTTCTTGCAACTCAATTTTTTTAGAAGGGTCCTGGCTTTCATCCGATACCACACTCATTGCCGGCAAGGCATCGTCGAAGCGCAACCATTCGACTACCTTTTTTTTTCGAATCGCGTTGATCGACATATTGGTTGCAATTCTATACAACCAAGTGTAAAACGTGGACTCGCTCCGAAACCTATTTAAATTTTTATGCACTTTCACAAATACTTCTTGCACTACATCGTCGGCATCATCGTGGTTACCTACCATTCGCCTGGCGATCCAATAAACCTTT
Above is a genomic segment from Bacteroidota bacterium containing:
- a CDS encoding RNA polymerase sigma factor, which gives rise to MSDKSDLQLVNEFQNGNIGAFNELVRRYQQKVYWIARRMVGNHDDADDVVQEVFVKVHKNLNRFRSESTFYTWLYRIATNMSINAIRKKKVVEWLRFDDALPAMSVVSDESQDPSKKIELQENRAMLSKAIAGLPAKQKQVFIFRYYDELPYEEISKIMKTSVGGLKANYFHAVKNIQKYFKDNGDDL